GAGGCGGTTTGACCCAGGCCAAAGCAAAGGTCCATTCTATGTATGGGCCGGTGGCCTGCGGCTGGGAGATCAAGGATAAAAAGATGCGGGTGAACCTGGTGGTTCCGCCCAACACCACGGCGACGGCGATTCTGCCCAACGCGCAGCTCGATGGAGTGAAGGAGGGGGTGAAAAAACTCGGCAGGGTGGCCGGCGTGATCACTTCGGAACAGAAAGGTTCGGACGTGGTGCTTGAACTGGGATCGGGCTCGTATGACCTGACGTATACCTGCGAGTGACCGGGAACAGAGTTATTGGTAATAGTGTGAGCGAACTGTCTTTCTCTTCACAGTAAGGACAGGGCAGATGTCGCTGGACTAAACCATTCCAAAAGATTAGCGAGCATAGTCCCCCCTCTTGAGAGGGGGACAGGGGGTAGCGGCCGGATTTGACCATTCAGTAGGAATAGCGAGCATAGTCCCCCCTCTTGAGAGGGGGACAGGGGGTAGCGGCCGGATTTGACCATTCAGTAGGAATAGCGAGCATAGTTCCCCCTCTTGAGAGGGGGACAGGGGGTGTGTAAGAATCTATACAAACTGGAAAACCTTGCGCAGCTGATCGTTCCCTCAGATCTCGTATACAACTTTCAATGAACCCCGGCCGCCTGGCTTCAGCATCATGTCGGCAGTCCCGCGGCCTGGGGTATCCATGCTTTTGAAGGATTAACCTGAGGCTTGTGCTAGAGAGATACAAGCCGGTGGCATGCGCCACGATTACGCCACGGTTCACCCTGTGGCAAAGAACTCTTCAATCAGCTGAATCCCAGATTTCTTTGCCTCTGCCAGCGATCCTTCGAAAATCAACCGCCCTTTATCCAGAAACACCACATGCTCTGCGATGCGCAGAATGCTGGCCACATCGTGCGACACGGTGATCACGGTGATGCCCAACTGATCGCGCAGCTTGACGATCAGCTCATCCAGGGATGCGGTGGTCATGGGATCCAGCCCGGAGGTCGGCTCGTCGCACAGCAGCAACGGCGGATCCAACGCCAGCGCCCGCGCCAGCGCCGCCCGCTTGCGCATACCGCCGCTCAGTTCGGACGGCAACCTTTCCGATGCATAGTTCAATCCCATCAACCCCAGTTTCACATTGACCAGCCGGCTGATGATCTCCCTGGGCAGGTCCGTATGCTGCTCCAAGGGGATGGCCACGTTTTCCGCCACCGACATCGAGTTCAGCAGCGCGCCGTTCTGAAAGAGCACCCCCACTTTGTGCAGCAACCGGTTAAAGTCATGTTCGTCCATGGCGTTGATGTCGTGACCGAACAGATGGATGGTGCCGCGCCACGGCTGATAGAGCCGGATGAAATGCTTCAGCAGCGTTGTCTTGCCGCAGCCGCTGGCGCCGAGGATCGTTGTGATCTGTTCGCGCCGAGCTGACATGGTGATCTCCTTCAGCACTTCGGACTCTTCGTACCCGCTGGTGAGATCCTGCACCCGGACCATCTCCGGGCTCATCGTACTGTCTCGCTGATCCATAAAATTCATCCGCGACAATGTGCGAAAAGAACGGCGGGGAAAATTGATAAACACTGAAACGCCTGCCGCCTTGCTCTGGCATCCCTGTCTTCTTATCCTAAATTATGCTTTTTTAGCTAAAATGAAAACAGTTTTTATCCTAAACAAGAGACAGGTGGTTGGCACGGCCAATCGGCGGTCTTTTGACCTTAAATTCGGGCATTAATTTCTTGTGTTTCATTGTATTTTTTTGTAAACTCAATTAATGTGAAGAAATAAGGGGCTATGATCGTAGGGAAAAAGCGTAATCGAAATCATGCAGTGATTTAGGTTGCGCTTTTTTTATTTTCCGGCTCTTATGGAAAATAGATCGACTTGTACGTGATAGGGAGGATGTGATGGAACCGACTAAAGGGTACATCGGCCTGACCGATCCTGACTGGTATAAATTCCTGGCCCAACAGCAACGTATCGATGAGGTCAACTTTTGGCAACCGCGTGGAGGTCATCCTTTCCGAGCGCTGCAGCGCGGCGATCTTTTCTTTTTTAAATTGCATGCGCCCTTTAAGGCTATCGCCGGGTTTGGATTTTTTGAGCGGTTTGAGAGCATGCCGGCATGGCTGGCCTGGGAGTGCTTTGCCGAGATGAACGGTGCGCCCGACATGGAGACTATGATCGATCAGATTGTCCGCATCCGCGGTGACGACAGCCCGGCCCTTCGCACCGGCGCTTTTCAAATCGGCTGCATCATGATCACCGCGCCGTTTTTTTTCTCTGAGGAGGAGTGGATATTGCCTCCCTATGACTGGGCCAAAACCGGCATCCAGAAGGGAAAAACCTACCGGCTTGATGTCGGGGAGGGCCGCCGTATCAGAGAGGAGTGTTTCGCGCGCGCACGGCAAGGCGACCGTTATTGGAATATTGAACGGCCTGAAAACCTGGCAGCCAACGGAACCGCGCGCTATGGCTCTCCGATAGCTGTGCGGCCGCGCCTGGGCCAGGGACTCTTTAGTCTAGCTGTGCGCGACGCTTATGGAAACGCCTGCGCAGTGACGCACGAGCACTCTGTCCCGGTTCTTGAAGCCGCCCACATCAAACCTTACAAACTCGGAGGCGAGCATCGAGTGGCTAACGGCCTGCTGTTGCGTCGCGACCTGCATCGTCTGTTCGATCTGGGCTATGTGACGGTTACGCCTGATTACTTATTCCGTGTGGGCAACAGTTTGCGCGATGAGTTCAGCAATGGTAAAAGCTACTATGGATTGGATGATTCTATGATAGCGATTCCGGAGCAGGATGCGCTGCGGCCGTCCAGAGAATTGTTGGACTGGCATGGGCAGGTGATGTTCAGGGGGTGATTAGGGACTTTCAGGTCGCCTGAATCACCGTGAGAACCTCATGTTTTTAATCGTTCAACCCCCATTGCGCTGCTGTTCGACTGGAAGTTATTGATTTTGGCAATACCCTATTCTTTTCTTGTAAAGAGTTTCTTGAGTAAAATTGACTGACGCTTCTTATTCAACGCCCCCCTCTAACAAAACGGTATGGTTTAGAAATGGAACGAAACACCCCTGAGTGAAGTAAACTTTTCCTCGACCCCTCAGCCACGCCGGATGGAAATAAAATCCTCCTTTCCCGGGTTTAGGCTACATAGCCTTGAACCAACTCACGAGGTGTTAAGTGATTCACACTTTGCACCGGCAGCAGGTGGTGCGGGCCTCCCTGGAGGAGGTCTGGGATTTTTTTTCCAACCCGCGCAATCTCAACGCCCTTACGCCGGATGAGCTTTCCTTTCGCATCATCGGCGAGACCGCTGACACGATGTACGAGGGGCAGATCATTGAATACCGCGTCCGTTTTATCAAAGGGATCTGGTCCAAGTGGTTGACCGAGATCACCCATGTGCGCGAAAAAAGCTTTTTCGTGGACGAGCAGCGGGTGGGACCTTACAAGCTCTGGCATCATGAGCATCATTTTATCCCTGAGGGAGATGGAGTTCGGTTGGTCGACAGGATCACCTATGTGATCAGTTTCGGTTTTATCGGCGATCTGGTGGGCCGGCTGTGGGTCCATCGCAAACTGGCGCGGATCTTTGATTACCGGCAAGAAAAAACGGCAACGCTGTTCGGCGCTGCCGGGACTACTCATGCCTGAGCCGACAACGGCTGCAGCCGTTAGAGAAAAATGGGGCGATCAGCGGGGTGTGGCTTTGGGGGACGATGGAGGCGGGGACTCCTCGCTGAATGGAACGTCATTGGCCGCCGCAAAGTTGCGCAACAGCGTCTTGAGACGTTTGCTCTCCTCATAGGTGCTCGGGGTCAGGGCGATGGGTTCGTCGGCGTGCCCTTTTAGATAAAGCTGAATCCGCGATGGACGAGCTTTTAGCTGATCGATCTCCACCGCTGGAATCCTGGCCGGCCTGGAAAGAACGCTTTGCAGCAAAGTCAGGTTTTTATCCCCTACAGTAATGCGGGGCAGTCCCCTGACGTGGATCAGTATCCTGTAGATAATGCCCAGAGACGCAGCCCCGAGGAAAAAAGTGAGAAACCAGGACAAATCCGGATCATGCTTCATGATCATGCGGATCGTCGTCCCGGTCATAGTGAGAATGCCCAGCAGATAGCCAAAGAGAGACCATTTCATCGCCTTTTTTTCATAATAACCGAGATACACGGTTTTTTCCATGTCTTCCTCACGATTTTGACTCGAAGTGCAGAATACCTTAACGGCAGGTCGTTAAGAACAATCATACCTAATTTCCCCTCCATGTCACGAATAAAATACTGCTTGAAAGCAATTTACTGAATGATTATATGATTACAACCAGCCAATAATAGAGACTACTCGTTATCTATTATTGTTGAGCCTCCAAAATCACACCTTAAAGGTGGGCGGTGCGAGAAGGGAGGATGTAGCCGATGCTATTGCATCAAGTATCAGCATCGGTACTCATTCAGGGAACAGCACCGTAAAAAGAATTTATTTCAGATAGAGTATCTTCCGGATAGTGATCTGGTCACCTGCTTCCATGCGCGCTAGATACATGCCGGTGGTCGCCATGCCGCCATTATTCGATGTGCCGTCCCATGTCGCTACATAACTGCCCGGCAATCGCTCTTCGTCGAGGATTGTTCGTGTAAGCTGTCCCTTCATATTATAAATCGCAATTCTGATCCTCGCTTGCGACGGTACGTAAAAATTGAAATGCGTCACCGGATTGAATGGATTCGGATAATTTTGTGACAGGAGAAACGTTCCAAACGTGCTTCGGTGAGATATCAGCGGATTCTTCAAACGAACGCCGGTGGTTGTTTCCATAACATAAATCTCGGTCGAATTGACGGTGTTCGTTCCATTATATCCTCCGGTTACGAGCACATCGCCTGTTGACAGCGGAGTGGCCCGATGATTTTGTCGTGGGGTCGTCATGCTGTCAGTCAACGTGAAAGTAGCGGTCGCCGGATCAAAAATCTCAGCCGTCGCCGTGACTGCATCGATCCTACCGCCGGCTATTAATACTCGGCCATCGGGGAGCAAGCTGGCGGTGTGATAGCTGCGTCGGCTCACATTCATGCTGCCAGAATAGCTCCATGAATCCGTCAAATAGTCGTAGAGCTCCCCTTTATTTGAATAATACGCTCCGCCGCTGATCAACACGTTGTCATTGACAAGCCGGGTCGCTGCATGGCCCACGCGCGCCTGATTCAGGCTTCGAGCCAGCGAGAAGGTGCCGGTGCTGGGATCGTAGATTTCACATGATTTCAAATAAATACCCGAACCGGGCGTGGTGGTTTGAATACCGCCGGTGATCAACACCTTCCCGTTTGGCAGCAGCGTGGCGGTATGCCCGGAACGATGTTCATTCAGGCTTCCGGTCAGAGTGAATTTCCCGGTTTGCGGATCATAAATTTCCGCAATCGCATGAGTCTGAGGCCCATTTTGATCCTGTCCACCGGCTATCAATACTTTGCCATTGGACAATAAGGTGGCGCTGTGATAGCTATGGACACTGCTCAAGCTGTCAGTCAGGTTGAACGTGTTAGTGTTAGGGTCATAAATTTCAGCAACTTTTTGGGCAAAATCACCGCCTGCCAGTAGCACCCGCCCATCATTCAACAAAGTGGCGGTCTCACCCTGCCGATGATAGCGGTTGGTGCTGCCGGTCTCGGCGAATGTACCACTGATAAGATCGAATAATTCCGCCTTGTTAGATTCCCATCCTGTTATCAGTACTTTGCCGTCTTGAAGCAAGGTGGCGGTGTGATCCTGGCGAATATGATTCATGTCAGCGGTCACCAGCCACAAATCCGAATAAGATGTTATCGGCAGTTTGCCGGCATCAAACACGATTTCGCCATTGACAATGGTCATCTCCGCAGCAAGATCATTGGTCTCTGCGCCGGTCATGGTATAGAGATCATGCGACCAGACCACCATATCGGCATATTTACCTATTTCCAGTGAGCCGGTCGAATCCTCGGAAAAGCTGGCATAAGCCGAGCCCATGGTATGCACCCACAACGCCTCGCGGCTCGTCAACCTTTCACCTTGCGTGATTGGGATGTTAGAAGCCGTACGTCGCAATACCGCACCTTTGAAGGCAAATTTGGGCTCCTGGTACAACGATGCGGGTACATCGCAGCCAAAGGCGAGATGAATACCCTTGTCCAGCATGGTTTTGAATGGTAGGAGCTGATTCATGGTTGCGTCATCGGTTGCTTCGCGATAACCATCGCCATACCAGGTAATCCATTGTGGTTGGGTGGAAATAATGATGTTGCTATTTTTCAGCCGGTCCAGTGCCGCGGTGCTGGGAAATAGTCCATGCTCGATGCGTAATCGGGGATCGGGACGGGGATTGGCTCTCATTGCTTCTTCGAAAGCGGTGATGGTCATGTCGATGCCTTCATCCCCTAAAACATGAACCGCCACCTGCAGCCCCGTATTGTACAACGTTTTCACCATGCGATTCAGCTCGTCCTGCGAGTGGTAGGGATAAGAAATCTGCGACGCATACAGATTTTTATTGTATAACAGCGTTGTCCGGGCAGCGATGCCACCATCCATCGCCAGCTTCCAACCGCCAAACTTGAAACGACCAGTATCGATTGGCGCATAAACTTTCGCAAGGGTGTCGGCTTCCTGGGGGTAATCAATATAGAGCATTGCATACAGTCGGACCTTAAGCCGACCGCTCTCGGCGAATTGTTTGTAAAGCATAATATCTTTTACACTCCCCACGATCACATCCTGAACCGATGTATAACCAGCGGCAAAGCAAAGCTGCTGGGCAACTTCGATATCTTCAAATTTCTGTTCATCTTTGCGATCGCCATAGCCGGTGGCATGCACCGCCACCAGATTTTCAGCTGGATAATGCGACAGGATGCCCGTAGGCTCACCCTCTGCATTGCACATAATCAGGCTTCCAGGCGGATTGGGGGTATCCTTTGTGATGCCGGCAACGCTAAGCGCCAGCGAATTCACCACAGAAAATTGCCCGCTGGAATGTCGGAGATAGGCCGGATTATTCGGAATCACTGGGTCCAGGTCCCAACGATCCACCGTTTCGTACGCTTTTAACGTAAATCCCTGGTTGCCTGAAATCCACTCTCCGGGCTGAAGCTGCCTGGCATAGTCGCCAAGGACACGCAGCAGGTCTGCTTTGCTGGTCACGACCGGATGGCGAATATTGAGATAGCCCGGCCAGAATTGTGCACCATAGTACATGAGGTGATAATGGGAATCGATCAAACCCGGAGTAACCGTTTTCCCTTTCAGG
This genomic interval from bacterium contains the following:
- a CDS encoding ATP-binding cassette domain-containing protein, producing the protein MSPEMVRVQDLTSGYEESEVLKEITMSARREQITTILGASGCGKTTLLKHFIRLYQPWRGTIHLFGHDINAMDEHDFNRLLHKVGVLFQNGALLNSMSVAENVAIPLEQHTDLPREIISRLVNVKLGLMGLNYASERLPSELSGGMRKRAALARALALDPPLLLCDEPTSGLDPMTTASLDELIVKLRDQLGITVITVSHDVASILRIAEHVVFLDKGRLIFEGSLAEAKKSGIQLIEEFFATG
- a CDS encoding HNH endonuclease translates to MEPTKGYIGLTDPDWYKFLAQQQRIDEVNFWQPRGGHPFRALQRGDLFFFKLHAPFKAIAGFGFFERFESMPAWLAWECFAEMNGAPDMETMIDQIVRIRGDDSPALRTGAFQIGCIMITAPFFFSEEEWILPPYDWAKTGIQKGKTYRLDVGEGRRIREECFARARQGDRYWNIERPENLAANGTARYGSPIAVRPRLGQGLFSLAVRDAYGNACAVTHEHSVPVLEAAHIKPYKLGGEHRVANGLLLRRDLHRLFDLGYVTVTPDYLFRVGNSLRDEFSNGKSYYGLDDSMIAIPEQDALRPSRELLDWHGQVMFRG
- a CDS encoding SRPBCC family protein, coding for MIHTLHRQQVVRASLEEVWDFFSNPRNLNALTPDELSFRIIGETADTMYEGQIIEYRVRFIKGIWSKWLTEITHVREKSFFVDEQRVGPYKLWHHEHHFIPEGDGVRLVDRITYVISFGFIGDLVGRLWVHRKLARIFDYRQEKTATLFGAAGTTHA
- a CDS encoding amidohydrolase family protein, producing the protein MKARTLVVACGVYLVLVCFWATFLFAATKAELILYNGKIITVDSQDHIYQAVAVKNGKILQLGTDAEIKLLVGPRCKMIDLKGKTVTPGLIDSHYHLMYYGAQFWPGYLNIRHPVVTSKADLLRVLGDYARQLQPGEWISGNQGFTLKAYETVDRWDLDPVIPNNPAYLRHSSGQFSVVNSLALSVAGITKDTPNPPGSLIMCNAEGEPTGILSHYPAENLVAVHATGYGDRKDEQKFEDIEVAQQLCFAAGYTSVQDVIVGSVKDIMLYKQFAESGRLKVRLYAMLYIDYPQEADTLAKVYAPIDTGRFKFGGWKLAMDGGIAARTTLLYNKNLYASQISYPYHSQDELNRMVKTLYNTGLQVAVHVLGDEGIDMTITAFEEAMRANPRPDPRLRIEHGLFPSTAALDRLKNSNIIISTQPQWITWYGDGYREATDDATMNQLLPFKTMLDKGIHLAFGCDVPASLYQEPKFAFKGAVLRRTASNIPITQGERLTSREALWVHTMGSAYASFSEDSTGSLEIGKYADMVVWSHDLYTMTGAETNDLAAEMTIVNGEIVFDAGKLPITSYSDLWLVTADMNHIRQDHTATLLQDGKVLITGWESNKAELFDLISGTFAETGSTNRYHRQGETATLLNDGRVLLAGGDFAQKVAEIYDPNTNTFNLTDSLSSVHSYHSATLLSNGKVLIAGGQDQNGPQTHAIAEIYDPQTGKFTLTGSLNEHRSGHTATLLPNGKVLITGGIQTTTPGSGIYLKSCEIYDPSTGTFSLARSLNQARVGHAATRLVNDNVLISGGAYYSNKGELYDYLTDSWSYSGSMNVSRRSYHTASLLPDGRVLIAGGRIDAVTATAEIFDPATATFTLTDSMTTPRQNHRATPLSTGDVLVTGGYNGTNTVNSTEIYVMETTTGVRLKNPLISHRSTFGTFLLSQNYPNPFNPVTHFNFYVPSQARIRIAIYNMKGQLTRTILDEERLPGSYVATWDGTSNNGGMATTGMYLARMEAGDQITIRKILYLK